The genomic window CGTTGGCTGATGATCTGGTAATCCAGCTCCTTGGTGCGTACGGCTTCACGAAATTCCTCAAAAGTAAGATAGTAGATGTCTTCTTTCTCATGAAGAACGCCAGCGTGTACGAGTTGTTCGGCTTCTTTCAGTAAAGCCTGCTTATAAACGAAGTAGCGACTAACCATGCCGTATTTTGGATATTCACGATAACCGATGAAATTCCGGATCAGGTCGATCATTCGTTTTGTCTCTTTGGCTTTTTCTTTACCATCCAGTAATTGCTTCAATCGATCCAATAGCTCCTGTTCTTTGTTTAAAGCTTCCTGTCGCCCTTGCTCAAATTTCCGCTTTCCGGCACCAGGCTCAAAGTTTTTGATGTTACTGAGAATCAGGGGGACCAGCGTCCTTGGTTTTTCGCTCCAACGGGTTTTCGTAATATCGATTTCACCGACGCATCGCATTCCATATTTGTTGAGATAAGCCTGGATAGCGTCCCGGGCTTCCTGTCCACCATGCAACTTCACCAGCTCCTCCAAAAAGCTATCATCTTTTACATGTTGTAAATACTCAATGACTTCCGCATAAGGACGAATCGCGTCTGCGACATCCAACAGCGCCAGGCCCATCTCCGAAGTAATATTGTTGGGCACCGATTGAGAAAGCGTGTCTGCTGCGCTTTTTTCACCCAACCACTCGTTCATTTTTTCATTGATCCATGACGAAGCATCCATCGCAGCCATAATCACACCAAAACTTTGTGGGTCAAATAAAATCCTCTTTAATTCCTGGAGATCTTCCAGAATAAAATCAAAGAGATCCGGTCCTGATTTGGTTTGAATGTTTCGTTTTAACGCTTCTATCGATGTTTGACTATGCTTAATCAAATCAGAAGGGATCGCCGGATCGTTTTCGACTTGTGTTCGGAAACCCGTAGGCGAAATAACTTTATTGCTTTTACCGGGACTGGGTTCTGTGTTATCATCCGGTACCGATTTGATAAAATCTTCCCGCTCTACGATAGTCACGAGCGCGTCTTTTATGAGCGGATCGGATTGTCCCAGGGTATTTACTACCGTTTGTCTGTTGTCAGGTGAAGCCAGCATCGGTGTAATATCAACAAACAACCTTCCACCGGCTGTACGCATGGGTGCCCTCGTCGTTAGCAGCCAAAAAGACAATCCTAATGGTTTCATGGGGTCGGTCATCATCTGTTGATGACCGACAGATAGATACACGTGATTTTCTTGATCGTTCGCTTCAGGGATCGGGTATAACGTAGTGATTGGCCGACTCTGGACAATATAAAATGTATCATCAACCAGACACCATTCAATGTCCTGCGGTCGGCCGAAATGGTTTTCGATTGTTCTGCCTATGCGCTCAAGCTGCAACATCTGCTCATCCGTCAGCACTTGCCTGTTCTGCCGCTCAGGCTCAAGCTCCTGTTCTTTCGTACCGTAGTCTTTTAAGGCATAAATAGCCAGCTTCTTGGTGGCTATCTTCTTATCGATAACCTTGCCGTTACGCACTTTATAGATATCAGCATTCACCAGGCCGGAAACCAGGGCCTCACCAAGGCCGAAGCTGGCATCAATGGATACCACTTTCCTGTTAGAAGTGACGGGATCGGCAGTAAACAAAATTCCTGCCGCCTGCGGGAAGACCATCTTCTGAACAACCACAGACAGGTAGACTGTACGGTGGTCGAAGCCGTTTTGAAGGCGGTACATGACTGCCCGCTCGGTAAATAGCGATGCCCAGCACTTGCTGATATGCTTGAGGATTGCCTCCGTTCCGATAATGTTCAAATACGTATCCTGCTGGCCGGCAAAGGAGGCCGTCGGTAAATCTTCTGCGGTTGCGCTGGATCGTACTGCGTAGGCATTTTTTTCTCCAAGCCTGGAGAGGTGGTGGGTGATCGCTTCATGAATATCTTGAGGGATCGCAATCCCTTCGATGACCCTGCGAATCTCACCGCTTAGCTCAGCGATTTTATCCCGGTCTTCCACCGTTAGAAGCGATAGCTGATCAAGTAATTCGTTAATCGACGACGTTTCCCCAATGATTCTTTTGAAGGCTTCAGTAGAAATACAAAAGCCATCCGGTACGTAGATTCCTTCAATCCTGGAAAGTTCCCCCAGGTTCGCGCCTTTACCCCCAACAACCATGAGCTTTGTCTTGTCAATATCCTGAAAACCAAGCACATAGGAACTCATACAGTTACCTCCTTCGGTACTTCCTTCTTTGATAATTGTGATGACATCCTTCGGGCTAAAACGATGTACCGGTGTGTTGTACTAGGTAGTCGCGCGCACGATCGCCATCGCCCACGATCACCACCCGGCAGCCCATGCCAGGCCGGAGCGCCGTGACGCGCGCTGACGTGTGCCGAGCGCCAACCGAGCGCACGGAGCGAACGACATCGGTGGGGCCGCACGCAGACGCACCGCAGCAGGTGCATGATGCGGATTGTACAGGCGTGGACGAGC from Herpetosiphonaceae bacterium includes these protein-coding regions:
- the ppsA gene encoding phosphoenolpyruvate synthase, which encodes MSSYVLGFQDIDKTKLMVVGGKGANLGELSRIEGIYVPDGFCISTEAFKRIIGETSSINELLDQLSLLTVEDRDKIAELSGEIRRVIEGIAIPQDIHEAITHHLSRLGEKNAYAVRSSATAEDLPTASFAGQQDTYLNIIGTEAILKHISKCWASLFTERAVMYRLQNGFDHRTVYLSVVVQKMVFPQAAGILFTADPVTSNRKVVSIDASFGLGEALVSGLVNADIYKVRNGKVIDKKIATKKLAIYALKDYGTKEQELEPERQNRQVLTDEQMLQLERIGRTIENHFGRPQDIEWCLVDDTFYIVQSRPITTLYPIPEANDQENHVYLSVGHQQMMTDPMKPLGLSFWLLTTRAPMRTAGGRLFVDITPMLASPDNRQTVVNTLGQSDPLIKDALVTIVEREDFIKSVPDDNTEPSPGKSNKVISPTGFRTQVENDPAIPSDLIKHSQTSIEALKRNIQTKSGPDLFDFILEDLQELKRILFDPQSFGVIMAAMDASSWINEKMNEWLGEKSAADTLSQSVPNNITSEMGLALLDVADAIRPYAEVIEYLQHVKDDSFLEELVKLHGGQEARDAIQAYLNKYGMRCVGEIDITKTRWSEKPRTLVPLILSNIKNFEPGAGKRKFEQGRQEALNKEQELLDRLKQLLDGKEKAKETKRMIDLIRNFIGYREYPKYGMVSRYFVYKQALLKEAEQLVHAGVLHEKEDIYYLTFEEFREAVRTKELDYQIISQRKDEYKVYKKLTPPRVITSDGEIITGAYKRENLPAEAIIGLPVSSGVIEGRARVILTMEDADLEDGDILVTSFTDPSWTPLFVSIKGLVTEVGGLMTHGAVIAREYGLPAVVGVEDATKLIKDGQRIRVHGTEGYVEILQ